A segment of the Notamacropus eugenii isolate mMacEug1 unplaced genomic scaffold, mMacEug1.pri_v2 scaffold_282, whole genome shotgun sequence genome:
ctctgtatcgatcaatctctctctctatctctctatctctctatctatccatctatttatctatctatctatctatcaatctatctacctccctccctacctcccaccCTACttacgtacctatctctctatttatctctctctctacttatctatgtatctatgtatctatctatgtatctatctatctatctatgtgtctatctgtctatctatctatctctgtatatatcatttaactatttatctatctatgtatttatctgtttctctatctgtctacctacctacctatctatctatctatctatctatctatctatctatctatctatctatctatctatctatctatctatctatctgtctatctatctatctacctacctgtccacctatctatttaatctatctgccttcttgcttgcctgcccgcccccaggCCCCTGTCcatgcctgtctctctgtctgtttctctatttaatctatcttactagctgcgtgcatgtctaccagcctgcatgcctgcctgtctttgtgtttgtgtgtctttcttcacttttgtccaaccatccctctatctatctatctatctatctatctatctatctatctatctatctatctatctatctatctatctatctatctatctatctttctatctatgtatctatctatctatctatctatctatctatctatctatctatctatctatctatctatctatctatctatctatctatctatctatctatctatctatctatctatgtatctatccacctatctatacaatctatctgcctgcctgcttgtcTGAACGCCCCCTacctgtgttcctgtctatctgtctgtctctctgtttgtctatctatctatctatttatctatctatctatctatctatctatctatctatctatctatctatctatctatctatttatctatctatctatctttctatctacctatccacctatctatttaatctatctgcctacCTGCTTGCCTGCACACCCCCcggcctccgtccctgcctgtctgtctctctgtttctctatttaatctatcttactgcctgcgtgcatgtctaccagcctgcctgcctgcctgtctttgtgtctgtgtgtctgtctgtccttctgtccatccatccctgtatctatctatctatctatctctctctctctctctctctctctctctctctctgtctgtctttctgtctgtctttctgtctgtttgtctgtctgtctatctatctatctatctagctatctatctatctatctatcagtctgtctgtctctctgactgtctctcttcctgtctttctgtgtatctgtttctctctctctccacatacctacttatctatcaatctatcggtctttctgtgtgtctgtctgtctctctatctgtctatctatgtattcCATGTACCTGTGTGTATGTGACCTCGTCACAGACTTCAATATTCCTCCGCCTACTTCTCGCGTTTATTCCcgtaaaaaagtattttttcaggaaataaaagtaaatataacaCAAACTCAATCTGCACAAATTACATCACCACTACTAATTTGCAGtaaaactttgaaaataaaatcacaaatccaaacgaaaagaaaaaaaagcgCTATTATGAAAAGATGAACTATTAAAAAACCGATCAAAATAAAcctcaaaaatacaaaatggaatcAACCACTGTAGCAGAGGAAAACACCCACGTTCCATGCATCTCTAGACGATTCCCATCCCCCACAACGAGGATGACAACGCGCAGAACGTTCACTAATAACGCCCTAGCAACCAGAACCTTGCGCCCTCTTCCCGTCTCCAACCACATTCGAATCTCTCACACATTCACCCGCCGGCCACGGCAACGCTCCTCAACGCCTACTTCAACCTCAAAAACGCCGGTGAGTCCACAAACTCTATCTCGTACATTGTACACAACAACTCTCCCCTTACACACCTAACAACAAACGAACACACCTAACCTAAAACACAACCCTACAAACAAACCTTATAAAACAGACGTTACTTACCAAATCTCTCTCAAACACGTATCACTACAACTGTACCTTTACACAGATCAAACACCCACAAACTACGACGGCCTTCTCCcgctctctccccctttctccctctcttccgctttctccctctctctccctcgccctctctcccactctttctctctcgatccctccctccctctccccctctctccccctttctccctcccacctttccgCTCTCCCACCCTATCTCTCccgctctctccttctccctctccccctctctaccTCCCCGCCTCCCTCTCTCCTGGCCTATCTCTCCGCCTCTCTACTTcgccctctccccctctctccctccctctgtcccttcctctccctctctccctatcccgccctctccccctctttccctcccaccttccctcgACTTCTGGCCGATCTCTCcgcctctccccatctctctccctctctccctgccactcttcctctctcctaccctctatctctccctctctttcctcctctctacctctctctctctacttcctAGGCTATCTCTCCCCCTGCTCTCCCCCTGCAAccctctctgcctcttcctctctccttccccaactctctccccctccctctctctcccactgtctccctctcttccgctttctccccctctccctccaacCCTCCCTCTGTCCCACCCTATCTCTCCGTTGCCCTGCTCTCTGCCTCaccttctcttctttcagccGCATCTCTCCAGCTCTTTCcgtctctccttcttcccctctctccctcagccctatctctccagctctctccctctcccactctttctccctctgtccctccctctccctctctctccttctcttcagctctctccctctctccctctcttcttcccccccaATATATTCCGCTGCCCCgctattttcctctccctccccctctctccttcccccctttcttcctctcttccggTCTCTCCCTCCCACGTTCCCTCTCTCCCACGCTATGTCTCCGCCTATCTActttgccccctccccctctctttctccctctgtccctccctctcgcTCTCTTCCTCTTGCtccctctctccgtctctctatctccctcttccttccaccttccctctctccgaccctatctctcccctaatctgctctctccctgtccctctatcccactttttctctctgtgtctctccatctccctctccctctctccctctttccatctccctgcctccctctcttcctcgACCCCGCCCTATCTCTCCCCCAGCCCTCgtctctccctctcactctgtTTACCGAACTCTCCCTCTCTTCAGctctctccccgtctctcccactccctctctccctcagccCTATCTCaccagctctctccctctcccaatctcTACCTCAGCCCTGTCTCTCCAGCTCTCTCCCGCTCccactctttctccctccctctccctctctctgcctctcttcagctctctccccctctccctctcttcttcccccataTATGTTCCCCTGCCCcgctcttttcctctccctctccctccctccttcgcCCACCTCTCTTACCCTCCTACTCTTTCGCCCTTGCTCCCACTCTTCGCCTCTCTCCCTAccacctttcctctctcccaccctatCTCTCCGCCTATCTACTttgccctctccccctctctttctccctctctcccactctctccctctccccttcccaccctgtCTCTCCCCCTGTCTTGCTCCCacccaccctctttcccaccctctCTCTCCGCCTATCTACTttgccctctccccctctctttctccctctgtccctccctctccctctcttcctgtccctccctctccccccctctctctgtcccttccaccttccctctCTCCGACACTATCACTCACGCTaccctgctctctccctctccctctctcccactcttttctccctctgtccctccctctccctctctctccctctcttcagctGTCTCCCCCTCTAACTCTCTTCTTCCCCCCCGATATGTTCCCCtgcccctctctttccctctccctctccctctctccttcccccacctctcttactcTCCTACTCTCTCCCCCTTGCtcactctctcccactctcttcctctccccttcccacgcTACCTCTCCCCCTgtttccctcccacccaccctctttcccacgctatctctccccctgcccctctctctcgctctccctctcccccaccctttctgtctctgtgccttcctctccctctctcccactgcCTCCCTCCCACACGCCCTCTTTGCTGCCCTATCTCTCCACCGCTAcctctctccatttcctcctccccttcgctccctctcttcttcctccactatctctcccCCTGCAACCTTcgctgcctctccctctctccttcccccaactctctgcccctccttctctctccccctttctccttctcttccgctttctccccctctctccctcccaccctaccTCTGTCCCACACTATCTCTCCGCTgccctgctctctccctctccctctcttctttcaaccacatctctccagctctctccctctctccctctccccctttctccctctgtcctatctctccacctctctctctctcccactctttctccctctgtccctccctctccctctctctccctctcttcagcgatctccccctctccctctcttcttccccctcgtATGTTTCCCTGACCCGCTTTAtccctctccctatccctctccctctctctttcccccacctctcttaccCTCTTACTCCCTcgccctttctccctctctcccactctctccctctccccttcccaacctatctctccccctgcctccctcccacccaccatCTTTCACATCCtatctctccccctacccctctctatccctctccctctttcccactctttctgcctctgtgcctccctctccctctctcccacttcttccctcccaccctccctctcttctgccctatctctccacctccctctctctccatcttcacctccccttctctccctctattcTTTCTGCCCTATCTCTCCCTCTACAACCCTCTCTGCCTCTATCACTCTCCTTCCCCTAAATCTttgcccctccctctctctccccctttctccctctcttccgctttctccctctctctccctcccatcctccctctgttccaccctatctctcccctgccctgctctctccctctcactctcgTCTTTCAGGCGCATCTCTACAGCTGTCTCCCTCTCcaactctttctccctctgcccctccctctccctctctctcccgtTCTTcagctctctccccctctccctctcttcttccccccatATGTTCCCCTGCCCCGCTCTTTTCCTCTcgctctcctctctccttcccccacctctcttaccCTTCTACTCTTTCGCCCTTGCTCCCTCTTTTCCGCTCTCTCCCTaccaccttccctctctcccaccctatCTCTCCGCCTATCTACTttgccctctccccctctctttctccctctctcccactctctccctctccccatcccaccctTTATCTCCCCCTGTCTCCCTCCCacccatcctctttcccaccctatctctccccctacccctctcactccctctttctccctcccactctttctgcctctgtgccttcctctccctgtctcccactTCCTCCATCCCAGACTCCCTCTCTTCTGCCCTATCTCTCcacctccctctttctccatctccaccTCCTCTTCTCTCGCTGTCTTCTTCCTGCCCTATCTCTTTCTCTACaaccctctctgcctctccctctctccttccctcaactCTCcgcccccctctctctctccccctttctcccttctcttccgcTCTCTCCCCCTGTCTCCCTGACACCCTCCCTCTATCCCACCCTATCTCTCCGCTgccctgctctctccctctccctctcccctcttttaaCCGCATCTCtccagctctctccctctctccctctccccctctctccctcaaccCTACCTCTGCAGCTCTCTCCCACTATTTcttcctctgcccctccctctacctctctctccctcaattcagctctctccccctctccctctcttcttttccccccatATGTTCACCTACTCCGctcattccctctccctctccctctctccttcccctacctCTCTAACCCTCCTACTCTCTcgccctttctccctctcttctgctctctccctcccaccttccctctaTCCCACCATATCTCTCCGCCTATCTActttgccccctccccctctctttctccctctgtccctccctctgcGTCTCTTCTTATCCCTCCGTCTCCCcccctctctcactcccttcccttccaccttccctctCTCCGACCCTATctctcacccttccctgctctctccctctccctctctcccgctctttctccctctgtccctccctctccctctctctccctctcttcagctctctccccctctccctctcttcttcccccctaTATGTTCACCTACCccgctctttccctctccctctccctctctccttcccccacctctctaacCCTCCTACTTTCTcgccctttctccctctcttccgctctctccctcccaccttccctctctGCCACCCTATCTCTCCGcctatctattttgccctctccccctctctttcttcctctgttcctccctctccctctctccctgtccctccctcttcccccttctccctctcccttccaccttccctctCTCCGACCCTATCTCTCACCCTACCCTGTtgtatccctctccctctctcccactccttctctctctgtctctccctctccctctcaccctctccctctttccatctccctgcctccctctcttcttcgACTCCGCCCTATCTCTATCCctgccctcctctctccctctcactctctttcccgatctctccctctcttcagctgtttccccttctctccttctccttctccttctcttctttcagccctatctttccaggtctcttcctctctccctcttcccctctctctctcagccctatctctccagctctctctctttcccacgctttctcactccctctccttctctctccctctcttcagctCTCTCCCCCTCTAACTCTCTTTCCCCCCCCCCGATATGTTCCCCTGCCccgctctttccctctccctctccctctctccttccccacctctcttACTCTCCTACTCTCTcgctctttctccctctctcccactctctctccccctgcaaccctccctgcctctccttctctccttgccCCAcctatctccccctccctctctctccccgtTTCTCCCCCTCTTCTGCTTTCTCACCCTCTCTCGCTCCCCCCCCTCCCTCTGTTCCACCCtatctctcccctgccctgccctctCCCTCTCACACTCTTCATTCAGGCGCATCTCTCcagctctttccctctcccaatcTCTCACTCAGCGCTATCTCTTCAGCTCTCTACCTCTcccactctttctccctctgtcccagCCCTGTCCTTGTCTTTCCCTATCttcagctctctccctctctccctttcgtCTTCACCCCCATATGTTCCCCTACCccgctctttccctctctctctccctctctccttccccctcctctctaaCCCTCCTACTCTCTagccctttctccctctctttcgctctctccctcccatcttccctctctcccaccctatCCCTTCGCCTATCCACTttgccctctccccctctctttctccctctgtccctccctctccctctctccctgtccctccagctccccccctctccctctcacttccACCTTCCCTCTCTCCGACCCTATCTCTCACCCTACCCCTGctctatccctctccctctctaccactctttctctttctgcccctccctctccctctccctgtccccctctccctctctccatctctcggCCTCCCTCTCTTCTTCGACCCCGCCCTATCACTCCTcctgccctcttctctccctctcactctttcccaatctctccctctctacagctgtttccccctctctccctcttcctctcttctttcagccctATCTCTCCaggtctcttcttctctcccGCTCTGCctattcccctctctccctcagcCCTATCACtccagctctctccctctcccactctttttccctccctctccctctctctccctctcttcagctCTCTCCCCCTCAAACTCTCTTCTTCCCCCCCGGTATGTTCCCCTGCCccgctctttccctctccctctccctccctccttcccccacctctcttacaCTCCTACTCTCTcgccctttctccctctctcccactctcttcctctccccttcccacgcTATTTCTCCCCCTGTCTCCGTCCAAACCACCCTCTTTCCCACGGTATCTCTCCCCCtaccactctctctccctctccctctcgtCCACTCTTTCTGCCTCTatgcttccctctccctctctcccactgcCTCCCTCCCACGCTCTCTCTCTCCTACCCTATCTCTCCACCGCCACCTCTCTCCATCTCGCCCTCCCCCTcgcttcctctcttcttccttcactaTTTCTCCCCCTGCAaccctccctgcctctccctctctccctaccctacctatttccccctccccctctctttccccgattctccctctcttccgctttctccccctctctcgctcccaccctccctctgttccaccctatctctcccctgtcctgctctctcccactccctctcttctttcaggcGCATCTCTCcagctttctccctctcccaatctctccctcaGCCCTATCTCTgcagctctctccctctccctgtctctccctctcttcagctctctccccctctccctttcttcttcaccCCATATGTTCCCCTACCccgctctttccctctccctctccctctctcctttccccacctctCTAACCCTCCTACTCTCTCGCCCTTTCACCTTCTCTTCcgctctctccctctcacctttcctaTCTCCCACCCTATCTCTCTGCCTATGTGCTTtggtctctccccctctctttctccctctctcccactctctccctcttcactttcgaccctctctctccccctctgtcccTCCCACACACCCTATTTCCGACCCtatctctccccctacccctatctctccctctttctcactcccactctttctgcctctgtgccttcctctccctctctcccacttcctccctcccaccctccctctcttctgccctatctctccacctccctctctctccatctccaccTCCCTTCTGTACCTCTCTTCTTCCTGCCCTATCTCTCCCTCTACaaccctctctgcctctccctctctccttcccccaactctttgcccatctctctctctccccctttctccctctctttcgctttttccctctttctccctcccaccctccctctcttccaccctatctctcccctgccctgctctctccctctcactcttttctttcaGGCGCATCTCtccagctctctccctctcccactcttttTTCCTgtgcccctccctctccctctgtccccctTTCTTcagctctctccccctctccctctcctcttcccccccccatATGTTCACCTACCCCGCTCTTTCCCTcgccctttccctctccccttcccccacttgcCTAACCCTCCTACTCTCTcgccctttctccctctcttctggtCTCTCCCTCTTAccatccctctctcccaccctatCTCTCCGcctatctattttgccctctccccctctctttctccctctctcccactctctctctctctcccgttcccttcctctccctcccctgtcCCTCTCCGTtccaccttccctctctctgaccctctctctcaccctaccctgctctctccctctccctctctcttcctctcttcagctctctccccctctccctctcatcttctcccccTATATGTTCCCCTGCCctgctcttttcctctccctctccctctctccttcccccacctctcttaccCTCCTACTCTCTcgccctttctccctcttttccgctctctccctcccaactctcCCACGCTATTTCTCCGCCTATCTACTTTtgacctcttcctctctctttctccctctcccactctctccctctccccaccccaccctgtcTCTAGCCCTGTCTCCCTCCGACacaccctctttcccaccctatctctccccctacccctctctctccctctccctctctcccactctttctgcctctgtcgcttcctctccctctctcccactccctctctcccaccctccctctctcctgccctATATCTccgcctccctctctctccatctccaccTCCCCTTCTCTCGCTCTCTTCTTCCTGCCCTATCTCTCACTCTACaaccctctctgcctctccctctctccttccccaaactctctgcccgtccctctctctctccctttttccctctcttccagtttctccccctctttccctcccaccctccctctgtCCCACCCTATCTCTCCGCGGCcctgtcctctccctctccctctcccctctttcagCCATATCTCtccagctctctccctctctctgtctccccctttctccctctgccctatctctccacctctctccctctcccactcttgctccctctgtccctccctctccctctctctccctctcttcagctctccccccctctccctctcttcttccccccgaTATGTTTCCCTTCCCcgctcttttcctctccctttccatctctcttttccccaCCTCTCTTACCCTCGTACTCTATcgccctttctcctctcttccgctgtctccctcccaccttccctctctcccaccctatCTCTCCGCCTATCTACTttgccctctccccctctctttctccctctatccctccctctccctgtctcctgtccctccctctccccccctctctctgtcccttccaccttccctctCTCCGACCCTATCTCTCACCCTACcctgctctttccctctccctctctcccaatctttctctctctgtccctccctctacctctccccctctccctctctcgatctccctccctccctctcttcccctccccggCCCTAACTCTCCCCCTGCCCTCCTCTCGCCCTCTGCCTCTCTTTGCCGGTCTCGCCCTCTTTTcagctctttcctcctttctccctctccctctgtccttcccacACATCTCTTACCCTCCTACTCTCTcgccctttctccctctcttccgctctctcccttccaccttccctctCTCCGACCCCATCTGTCCCCctgccctcctttctccctctcactttctttcccgatctctccctctcttcagctgtttccccctctctccctctccctctcttcttttagtCCTATCTCTCCAGCTCTCACCCTCTCTCCCTCGCCCCCTCTTTCCCTCCGCCCTATCTTTccaactctctccctctcccactctttctccctcctctctctctctccctctcttcaactctctccccctctccctctcttcttcccccccaTATGTTCACCTACCCCGCTCTTTCCCTcgccctttccctctctccttcccccacctctctaacCCTCCTACTCTCTcgccttt
Coding sequences within it:
- the LOC140517050 gene encoding uncharacterized protein encodes the protein MTTRRTFTNNALATRTLRPLPVSNHIRISHTFTRRPRQRSSTPTSTSKTPAISPPALPLQPSLPLPLSFPNSLPLPLSPTVSLSSAFSPSPSNPPSVPPYLSVALLSASPSLLSAASLQLFPSLLLPLSPSALSLQLSPSPTLSPSVPPSPSLSFSSALSLSPSLLPPQYIPLPRYFPLPPPLSFPPFFLSSGLSLPRSLSPTLCLRLSTLPPPPLFLPLSLPLALFLLLPLSVSLSPSSFHLPSLRPYLSPNLLSPCPSIPLFLSVSLHLPLPLSLFPSPCLPLFLDPALSLPQPSSLPLTLFTELSLSSALSPSLPLPLSLSPISPALSLSQSLPQPCLSSSLPLPLFLPPSPSLCLSSALSPSPSLLPPYMFPCPALFLSLSLPPSPTSLTLLLFRPCSHSSPLSLPPFLSPTLSLRLSTLPSPPLFLPLSHSLPLPFPPCLSPCLAPTHPLSHPLSPPIYFALSPSLSPSVPPSPSLPVPPSPPLSLSLPPSLSPTLSLTLPCSLPLPLSHSFLPLSLPLPLSPSLQLSPPLTLFFPPDMFPCPSLSLSLSLSPSPTSLTLLLSPPCSLSPTLFLSPSHATSPP